Proteins from a genomic interval of Debaryomyces hansenii CBS767 chromosome E complete sequence:
- a CDS encoding DEHA2E03036p (no similarity), producing MDHDKTKEKALNHFQSVLGDKYKEYEFFFADDNGLLLINPVERREIDELGQDRLLEMAIDTLPHRCMVCMEHNVFT from the coding sequence ATGGACCATGATAAGACTAAAGAGAAAGCTTTGAACCATTTTCAGTCAGTATTAGGTGATAAATAcaaagaatatgaattcttcttcgctGATGACAACGGtcttttattaattaatccGGTAGAGAGAAGAGAAATAGATGAATTGGGACAGGATAGGTTATTAGAGATGGCCATTGATACATTACCACATAGGTGTATGGTATGCATGGAACACAATGTCTTTACTTAG
- a CDS encoding DEHA2E03058p (weakly similar to uniprot|Q03660 Saccharomyces cerevisiae YMR218C TRS130 Component of the targeting complex (TRAPP) involved in ER to Golgi membrane traffic), translated as MEIDDLNLRNPVQVGYYDPFNVYPLIKDELQSKLPLTNLHWKYNISKPLKSIPLLPVTFVEEVPKHTSVKENDKMYSRIMFIKYENLDTYRAQVRPLIKEWLKQLVSDSEVEWAIILLMGSSSKDKSSTIIKTSIFDKLKIDFGIDGKELQTLPVDSGVKERCFKLREVYEDDMTKLESYNELINHMKDFLVSSFNNKYVSFNQMIYNHQATDFKAFILKLKLADLLNDMRLLNDSLSIYNELSNDLNKLYYANPSKFETEITHIPSDLNGYQFEQSFSSISIKNSLNKEKINLFELKSLIFVNQSSLLQLLANYANSISLSSISISSIYQKLLYFLNDLSNIFGDKLNEWIFVVIDNYLKLPICNKIMNDNMKSSDGEQYYQLSEILEFKGELKLAQRSKLAKVANSHGYAINGINEILEEISLNDDTSSKNTSELSYKPLLEILSNENTYYKHFEKLTELIIHDFVNSGRTKTIDILSIDLALLNYQIGNYQESLNILQDSYEFFINNSWNFMGGILLEIYLNCTEKLDQSDYSLISLTCLRLFSNLVNPKNGKYGINNYKLIKPKVKIARLFEKIEEFSGKLNESIEFPLEKIFKVDIKPFIQSDESTYADKYFIQINLTNYYGIEFSFKEIKLMLENSEGVTSFNIENVMISNNVDNTLKLYSNNFKFGSFNPSNITVKINNNLCFTKRYSSENGTENDDTIIQYNNETILKDSFLNDSESRDIVVAHNKWTSDMFFYQSLSKFSCEFCTPIDIDLESTEIILRIKNGHNNVEDVKIDIISNTNGLKINKELLKDRLKIMTLSSKESIDIKIPYSYYRDNKIISLKANISYSSNGENFSHFIIDQVDTTLTISVSVQDIFKSQYIFSKFQVGTSNPKLPIRILSNDLTTKNENYSIISPKHSPRPITFGDQPASYFYKIIPKSDYSIKSLDSLDLRVEYSDLKNECYDIIQSFLLHRLQDLQLRKYWFLIKSLLFKDISFDLNNYAVNSEVRIINNREIELLIEKALLKHIEETEDKKKLIELFKHVLFDNEFKFEVMPNFENKQLIISVPIPVLNILQIIEFEFERKPQYLVGEPILMNLKIESITKWSNNKVKAGSEDEIEILAESSPSKPEKPSVQKENFQLSIQTDDNWLISGFRKESFQIDYVANENKSNFEVVLIPLTVGRLLLPKINVRTLDNLENDFSMDINFKNGLETLLVVPDVNSITFSF; from the coding sequence atGGAAATAGATGACTTAAATCTACGAAACCCTGTGCAAGTTGGATATTATGATCCATTTAATGTATATCCATTAATTAAAGATGAATTGCAGAGTAAGCTTCCCCTAACCAATTTGCATTggaaatacaatatatcCAAGCCATTGAAGTCAATACCCTTGTTACCGGTAACATTTGTGGAAGAAGTGCCTAAGCACACACTGGTAAAGGAAAATGATAAGATGTACTCGAGGATAATGTTTATAAAGTATGAAAATTTGGATACTTACAGAGCACAAGTCAGACCGTTGATTAAAGAATGGCTCAAACAGCTTGTGAGCGACTCAGAGGTAGAATGGGCGATTATTTTACTTATGGGATCTAGCCTGAAGGATAAACTGTCCACAATAATTAAAACGTCTATCTTTGATAAActaaaaattgattttggaattgatgGGAAAGAATTGCAGACATTACCAGTGGACTCAGGCGTCAAGGAGAGATGTTTTAAGCTTCGGGAAGtatatgaagatgatatgACGAAATTGGAATCCTACAATGAGTTGATAAATCATATGAAAGATTTCTTAGTGtcatcatttaataataagtaTGTGTCGTTCAATCAAATGATCTACAACCATCAAGCAACGGATTTCAAGGCATTCATATTAAAGTTGAAACTAGCGGATTTATTGAACGATATGCGTTTGTTGAATGATTCTTTAAGCATATATAATGAGCTATCAAATGACTTAAATAAGTTATATTATGCTAATCCCTCTAAATTTGAGACAGAGATTACACATATTCCTTCGGACTTAAATGGTTACCAGTTTGAGCAATCATTTAGTTCGATTAGCATTAAGAATTCGCTTAACAAGgagaaaattaatttattcgaattgaaaagtttgatATTCGTAAATCAATCTTCGTTATTACAGCTATTAGCAAACTACGCCAATTCCATTTCATTGTCATCAATTTCCATATCGAGcatatatcaaaaattattatactttTTAAACGATTTGTCGAATATTTTTGgagataaattgaatgaatgGATATTTGTGgtcattgataattatcTTAAGTTACCTATTTGTAATAAAATTATGAATGACAATATGAAAAGTTCAGATGGTGagcaatattatcaattgagTGAAATCTTGGAATTCAAAggagaattgaaattagcTCAGAGATCTAAGTTGGCTAAAGTTGCAAATTCACACGGTTACGCCATTAATGGCATCAATGAAatacttgaagaaatatccTTGAATGATGATACATCTTCTAAGAATACATCCGAGCTATCATACAAACCACTTCTAGAAATATTGCTGAATGAAAACACCTATTATAAGCATTTTGAGAAATTAACagaattgataattcatGATTTTGTTAATTCCGGACGAACTAAGACAATTGACATTTTAAGCATTGATCTTGCCTTATTGAATTACCAAATCGGTAACTATCAGGAgtcattaaatattttacaaGATTCTTATGAgttctttattaataatagttGGAATTTCATGGGTGgaattttattagaaatatatttaaattgcactgaaaaattagatcAAAGTGACTATAgtttaatttcattaacatGTCTAAGGttgttttcaaatcttGTCAATCctaaaaatggaaaatacggaattaataattataaattgatcaaaCCGAAAGTTAAAATCGCGAGGttatttgaaaagattgaagaattctCCGGCAAATTAAATGAGCTGATTGAATTCCCTCTTGAAAAAATCTTTAAAGTGGATATCAAACCATTTATTCAGAGTGATGAGTCCACGTATGCGgacaaatattttatccaaattaatttaacTAATTATTATGGTATCGAATTTAGTTTCAAGGAGATCAAGTTGATGCTAGAAAATAGTGAGGGAGTAACCTCTTTTAATATTGAGAATGTTATGATTTCCAATAACGTTGATAATACCcttaaattatattcaaacaattttaaattcgGCTCATTCAACCCATCTAATATAACCgtcaaaattaataataatttatgtTTTACGAAGCGATACAGTAGTGAAAATGGTACTGAAAACGATGATACgattattcaatataacAATGAAACAATCTTGAAAGATTCGTTTTTGAACGATTCTGAATCTAGGGACATTGTGGTTGCCCATAATAAATGGACTTCGGACATGTTTTTTTACCAAAGTCTATCTAAGTTTTCGTGCGAGTTTTGCACTCctattgatattgactTGGAGTCTActgaaataatattgagAATCAAAAATGGACATAACAATGTCGAAGACGTAAAAATCGATATAATTTCGAATACGAATGGTCTAAAGATCAATAAGGAGCTTTTAAAAGATAGGCTTAAAATCATGACCCTATCTTCTAAAGAGTCAATTGACATCAAAATCCCGTATTCCTATTATCGcgataataaaattattagcttgaaagcaaatatatcatatTCTTCGAATGGTGAGAATTTTAGCCATTTCATAATTGACCAAGTGGATACGACGCTAACTATATCCGTTTCAGTACAAGACATATTTAAGTCGCAGTATATCTTCTCCAAATTTCAGGTAGGTACTTCGAATCCAAAGTTACCTATAAGAATACTATCTAATGATTTAACAACAAAAAATGAGAATTATAGCATTATTAGTCCAAAGCACTCTCCAAGACCGATAACTTTCGGCGACCAACCCGCatcttatttttataaaatCATTCCAAAGTCTGATTATAGTATTAAATCTTTAGATTCGTTGGATTTAAGGGTCGAATATTCAGATTTAAAAAATGAATGTTATGatataattcaaagttTTCTTTTGCATAGATTGCAAGATTTACAGTTACGTAAATATTGGTTCTTGATAAAGTCATTACTCTTCAAAGACATAAGTTTCGATTTAAACAATTATGCTGTCAATCTGGAAGtcagaattattaataaccGTGAAATAGAATTGCTAATTGAAAAGGCGTTACTAAAACATatagaagaaacagaagataagaagaaactaatagaattattcaaacaTGTTttgtttgataatgaattcaaatttgaagtaATGCCTAATTTCGAAAACAAAcagttgataatttcagTTCCTATTCCagtcttgaatattttgcaaataattgaattcgAGTTTGAAAGAAAACCTCAATATTTGGTAGGCGAGCCTATACTtatgaatttaaagatCGAATCTATTACTAAATGGTCGAATAATAAAGTTAAAGCTGGCTCTGAAGATGAGATTGAGATACTTGCAGAATCGTCACCGAGTAAACCAGAAAAACCTTCTGTACAGAAAGAGAATTTCCAGCTTTCCATCCAGACTGATGACAACTGGCTAATTTCAGGATTCAGAAAAGAATCATTCCAAATTGATTATGttgcaaatgaaaataaaagcAACTTTGAAGTAGTTCTAATACCCTTAACAGTTGGTAGGTTACTCTTGCCAAAGATAAATGTTAGAACTTTAGACAATTTAGAAAACGATTTCTCGATGGacattaatttcaaaaatggaTTAGAGACGCTATTAGTTGTGCCGGATGTAAATAGTATCACTTTTTCATTCTAG
- a CDS encoding DEHA2E03124p (similar to CA2161|IPF11876 Candida albicans IPF11876) gives MAENQETTPLLNEGTSTGTSTKPASKKTRIILGIFAIIGILAITGWTVYRITEKTPLVNEPLKIRLYTHNIRFDNHHTDVNEEKWSKRRQLVTSSIDFNTDSGSANVVCLQEVLHNQLEDILYNLNEGNTTDDWTYFGVGRTDGKTEGEYAPILFKRAEWNVVDNSTSWLSESPEVPSRGWDAALERIVSMVTLESKANPFVRLNFFNTHFDHKGKKARRESARLIVDRMENYNGYPSFLCGDFNTKPEDEPYQILKSHGFKDSRTLIDQLHSYGHKATFTGFDNLHEDTAIIDYVWGPYFAKNGNQSPSILESEDINYYDLDLHEEYKVMIKQYAVLHSRFHGFYMSDHRPVSADYYIYKD, from the coding sequence ATGGCTGAGAACCAAGAAACTACACCGCTTTTAAATGAAGGAACTTCTACTGGTACATCCACTAAACCAGCATCCAAAAAGACCCGAATAATTTTAGgtatttttgcaattatcGGAATTCTTGCAATTACAGGATGGACTGTTTACAGGATTACTGAAAAGACCCCATTGGTCAATGAACCATTAAAAATCCGATTATATACACATAATATAAGATTTGATAATCATCATACTGATGTAAATGAAGAGAAGTGGAGCAAAAGAAGACAATTGGTTACGTCATCGATTGACTTTAATACAGACAGCGGTCTGGCTAATGTGGTTTGCTTACAGGAGGTGTTGCATAACCAGTTGGAAGATATTTTGTATAACTTGAATGAAGGTAATACTACGGATGATTGGACGTATTTTGGAGTTGGGAGAACCGATGGTAAGACTGAGGGGGAGTACGCGCCGATCTTGTTTAAACGTGCAGAATGGAATGTTGTAGACAATAGTACCAGCTGGTTGAGTGAATCCCCCGAAGTTCCAAGTAGAGGTTGGGATGCTGCTTTAGAAAGAATTGTTAGTATGGTTACCCTTGAATCTAAAGCGAACCCTTTCGTaagattgaattttttcaataccCATTTTGATCACAAGGGTAAGAAAGCCAGAAGGGAATCAGCCCGTTTGATCGTTGATAGAATGGAAAACTATAATGGTTATCCTTCATTTTTATGTGGTGATTTCAATACAAAACCTGAGGACGAACCGtaccaaatattgaagCTGCATGGTTTTAAAGATAGTAGAACATTGATCGATCAGTTACACAGTTATGGCCATAAGGCGACTTTCACAGGTTTTGATAACTTGCATGAAGATACAgctattattgattatgtTTGGGGTCCATATTTTGCTAAGAATGGTAATCAGTCTCCATCAATTTTGGAACTGGAAGATATCAATTACTATGATCTTGATTTAcatgaagaatataaagtTATGATTAAGCAATATGCTGTTTTGCATTCACGTTTCCATGGTTTTTATATGAGTGATCATAGACCAGTTTCTGCAgattattatatctataaaGATTAG
- a CDS encoding DEHA2E03146p (weakly similar to uniprot|P27825 Saccharomyces cerevisiae YAL058W CNE1 Functions in endoplasmic reticulum protein quality control): MKLNCFSIGASVLLATNLVSGVNVNHPSFTPFDKSKLDKSSFFEQFDYITLLNSDWKISHAQKDDKVAYVGKWNIEEPTVYPGFENDKGLVLKTPAAHHAISYKLEQPFDNTDNDLVLQYEIKLQDGLECGGTYIKLLDYDFDKDDEFNNDTPYQVMFGPDKCGSENKIHFILRRFNPISKEHEEKHLVNTPMSRTGKLSTLYTLILKKNQDFEIRINGEVAKAGNLIQKPKLMKPPLNPPKEIVDKDDFKPIDWDDRKFIPDPEQAEKPDDYDIKHGLSLIPDPNAVKPADWNDDEPEFVEDPSAHKPEEWDDDEDGVWLAPEIPNPKCSSGCGTWEAPLIINPTYVGPWIQPVIPNPNYNGEWKPRSKSNPNYFEDLKPSNLELIGGLGFELWSMDGDILFDNIYLGHSIKEAELIGNKTYSPKYDIEEYDLEHNKPPVKNEPIAPPPTFEDFVNNDQSTFSRIREIFSMLYANQYSDISSFYYKFMSNPVETIIQEPVVFFIYCCAFVSVFTFAFGIFGALVFMVTGASQVTQYEQQPETIPKINEPDSDGNEDKHKIEDIIDDDEVKVSSIKTSVTSASKRRA; the protein is encoded by the coding sequence atgaaattgaattgcTTTTCAATTGGTGCCTCTGTATTGTTGGCAACTAATTTAGTAAGTGGAGTTAACGTCAATCACCCCTCTTTCACCCCATTTGACAAATCTAAATTAGACAAGTCCTCATTTTTTGAACAATTCGATTATATCACCCTATTGAATTCGGATTGGAAGATCTCCCATGCTCAAAAAGACGATAAGGTCGCATATGTTGGGAAGTGGAACATAGAAGAACCTACTGTTTATCCAGGGTTTGAAAATGACAAAGGATTGGTCTTGAAGACTCCGGCTGCCCATCATGCTATTTCATATAAATTGGAACAACCATTTGATAATACTGACAATGACTTGGTTTTACAGTATGAAATCAAATTACAAGATGGATTGGAATGTGGGGGAACTTATATCAAGTTATTGGATTATGATTTCGATAAGGATGacgaattcaataatgacaCGCCGTATCAAGTTATGTTCGGACCTGATAAATGTGGATCTGAGAATAAGATTCATTTCATCTTGAGAAGATTTAACCCAATTTCCAAGGAACATGAAGAAAAGCATTTAGTAAACACCCCTATGTCTCGTACTGGGAAATTATCTACCTTGTAtactttgattttgaaaaagaatcaagattttgaaataagaataaatgGTGAAGTTGCAAAAGCAGGCAATTTGATTCAGAAGCCAAAACTTATGAAACCTCCATTAAACCCACCtaaagaaattgttgataaagATGACTTCAAACCTATTGACTGGGATGATAGAAAGTTTATTCCTGATCCAGAACAAGCTGAGAAACCTGATGATTATGACATAAAACACGgtttatcattaattcCAGATCCTAATGCTGTCAAGCCTGCAGATTGGAATGATGATGAACCTGAATTCGTTGAGGATCCTTCAGCCCATAAGCCTGAAGAATGGgacgatgatgaagatggaGTATGGCTTGCCCCAGAAATTCCCAATCCTAAGTGTTCTTCTGGCTGTGGTACATGGGAAGCACCACTAATTATTAACCCAACATATGTCGGACCATGGATTCAACCAGTGATTCCAAATCCTAATTATAATGGAGAATGGAAACCAAGATCTAAGCTgaatccaaattattttgaagatttaaaaCCATCAAATTTGGAACTAATTGGAGGGTTAGGTTTTGAATTATGGAGTATGGATGGCGacattttatttgataatatctATTTAGGTCACTCTATCAAGGAGGCTGAATTAATTGGAAACAAGACATATTCTCCAAAgtatgatattgaagaatacgACTTAGAGCACAATAAACCCCCTGTTAAAAATGAACCCATTGCACCTCCTCCAACTTTCGAAGATTTTGTGAATAATGATCAATCAACCTTCAGCAGGATTCGTGAAATTTTCAGCATGTTGTATGCCAATCAATATTCAGATATAAGCTCGTtctattataaatttatgaGCAATCCGGTGGAAACCATAATCCAAGAGCCAGTAGTATTCTTTATATACTGTTGTGCTTTTGTTTCAGTCTTCACTTTTGCGTTTGGAATATTCGGTGCTTTGGTATTCATGGTAACCGGAGCGTCCCAGGTTACCCAATATGAGCAACAACCGGAAACAATCCCCAAAATTAATGAGCCTGATAGTGACGGAAATGAGGATAAAcataaaattgaagatattattgatgatgatgaagtaAAGGTATCATCTATTAAGACTTCCGTAACATCTGCGTCTAAGAGGAGGGCATAA
- a CDS encoding DEHA2E03168p (similar to uniprot|P39715 Saccharomyces cerevisiae YAL059W) yields the protein MAKKISKHSRAARRGLVEDLGEAKDLASLPKPESDDVRKSIIRTTIKNEDLLNKKMENQRIKKMNRKKTSSLKHRLERSNKVDGVLSTKIEQSIARAKYVQNSRKSAWDQINKGISTTNDLVDNNEPLEKSEEQAEKEEEDAYVKQFFEDDSGKQNDDTSNSTSGKPDNKNMNRFALLEESEA from the exons ATGGCAAAGAAAA TTTCGAAGCATAGCAGAGCAGCAAGAAGAGGTCTTGTTGAAGACTTGGGTGAGGCCAAAGACTTAGCTTCACTTCCCAAGCCCGAGTCTGATGATGTCAGAAAGTCAATCATCAGAACCACaattaagaatgaagatttgCTTAATAAGAAAATGGAGAaccaaagaataaaaaagaTGAATAGAAAGAAAACGAGTAGTTTAAAACATAGGCTTGAAAGATCGAACAAGGTCGACGGGGTATTAAGtacaaaaattgaacaaagTATTGCCAGAGCCAAGTACGTTCAAAATTCTAGAAAATCTGCATGGGATCAAATTAACAAGGGTATTTCTACCACCAATGATCTAGTGGATAATAACGAACCCTTAGAGAAATCAGAAGAGCAGGCcgaaaaggaagaagaagatgctTACGTTAAGCAGTTTTTTGAAGACGACTCTGGTAAGCAAAATGACGATACTAGCAACAGTACTTCAGGTAAGCctgataataaaaatatgaacAGATTCGCTCTCTTGGAAGAATCTGAAGCCTGA